A single genomic interval of Zingiber officinale cultivar Zhangliang chromosome 4A, Zo_v1.1, whole genome shotgun sequence harbors:
- the LOC121970600 gene encoding terpene synthase 10-like, with amino-acid sequence MSIYYTSTTVSAPMISVLPRRSMIVAAVEHRGLQMFRRTLQVRSCSGTSHVAPLRRSANYHPNIWRDEHVQSFTSTSTAQQEENRERINVLKEQTRNLIREKQQVAEQLQLIDQLQQLGVAYHFKDEIADVLSHLHASLDHVSSQLKDDLHATSLLFRLLRANGFSVSQGLFETFRDEKGNFEARCENQIRGLLSLYEASYLEKEGETLLKEAMDFATEQLKGFMEEGSVPEAGGLREQVAHALQLPLNWRLERAQHRWFIEACRGDDTINPLLLEFARLDYNLVQDMYKSELRELSRWWSGLGLAEKLPFFRDRLLENYLWALGFTYEPESWRCRMIQAKSICLITLIDDIYDVYGTLDELQLFTDAIDRWDLTAMDKLPEYMKLCFFAIFNLVHEEGYRVMKEKGLDIVPDLKKAWGDQSKSYFEEAKWFHHGQTPKLKEYMENGLVSIAGPIILSHAYCVAKDLTGEALKIFPSYYEITRSSSILFRLYDDMGTSTDELERGDVPKYVQCYMHEKGVSEEVARREIRELMRKYWRELNASLSWDSPLEEYFMNIQVNIPRTAQFFYQDGDGYGKAYGETKSQIILLLLEPIQI; translated from the exons ATGTCTATCTACTATACCAGCACTACTGTCTCTGCTCCCATGATATCCGTCCTCCCTCGTCGCTCAATGATCGTTGCTGCTGTCGAGCATCGAGGCCTACAGATGTTCCGACGAACTCTCCAGGTCCGATCATGCAGTGGCACTAGTCATGTAGCTCCCTTGCGGCGGTCGGCGAATTATCATCCAAACATATGGAGGGACGAGCATGTGCAATCCTTCACGAGCACCTCCACG GCGCAACAAGAAGAGAATCGTGAGAGAATAAACGTACTGAAGGAGCAGACCAGGAATCTGATACGCGAGAAGcagcaagtagcagagcagcttCAACTGATCGACCAACTGCAACAGCTCGGCGTGGCGTATCACTTCAAAGACGAGATTGCTGACGTTTTAAGTCATCTTCATGCTTCTTTAGACCATGTGAGCTCGCAGCTCAAGGACGATCTCCATGCCACATCGCTGCTCTTCAGGCTCCTCCGAGCAAATGGCTTCTCTGTTTCACAAG GTTTGTTCGAGACATTTAGAGACGAGAAGGGAAACTTCGAAGCTCGCTGTGAGAACCAGATCAGAGGGCTTCTGAGTCTGTACGAAGCTTCCTACCTCGAGAAGGAAGGAGAGACTTTGCTAAAGGAAGCCATGGATTTTGCAACAGAGCAGCTGAAAGGATTCATGGAGGAGGGATCTGTTCCTGAGGCTGGCGGTCTCAGAGAACAGGTGGCCCATGCGCTGCAGCTTCCACTGAATTGGAGGTTGGAGAGAGCGCAGCACAGGTGGTTCATTGAAGCATGCCGTGGCGACGACACCATCAACCCTCTCCTGCTGGAGTTTGCTAGGCTCGACTACAATCTGGTTCAGGACATGTACAAGAGTGAACTCAGAGAGCTTTCCAG ATGGTGGTCGGGGCTCGGGCTTGCAGAGAAGCTGCCATTTTTCAGAGACCGATTACTTGAAAACTATCTGTGGGCACTTGGTTTCACTTATGAACCAGAAAGTTGGAGATGCAGAATGATCCAAGCAAAGTCCATCTGCTTGATTACATTGATTGATGATATTTACGATGTCTATGGAACCTTGGATGAACTCCAACTCTTCACTGATGCCATCGACAG ATGGGACTTAACTGCCATGGACAAGCTTCCAGAATACATGAAATTATGTTTCTTTGCAATCTTCAACTTGGTGCACGAAGAAGGCTATCGGGTGATGAAGGAGAAGGGCTTGGACATTGTGCCTGACTTAAAGAAAGCA TGGGGAGATCAAAGCAAATCATACTTTGAGGAAGCAAAATGGTTCCACCATGGCCAAACCCCCAAGCTCAAGGAGTACATGGAGAATGGATTGGTATCAATAGCTGGTCCAATCATTCTGTCTCATGCTTACTGCGTGGCCAAAGATTTAACTGGAGAGGCCTTGAAAATTTTTCCCAGTTACTATGAGATCACACGCTCTTCCAGCATACTTTTTCGTCTTTACGATGATATGGGCACTTCCACG GACGAGCTAGAAAGAGGCGACGTGCCAAAATATGTTCAATGCTACATGCACGAGAAAGGTGTCTCAGAGGAAGTGGCGAGAAGGGAGATAagagaattgatgaggaaataTTGGAGAGAATTGAATGCATCTCTTAGTTGGGATTCTCCATTAGAGGAGTACTTCATGAATATACAAGTTAACATCCCTCGGACGGCTCAGTTCTTTTATCAGGATGGGGATGGATATGGCAAGGCGTATGGAGAAACTAAGTCTCAAATCATTTTGTTGCTCCTCGAACCTATCCAAATCTAG